A single region of the Oenococcus kitaharae DSM 17330 genome encodes:
- the cydD gene encoding thiol reductant ABC exporter subunit CydD, with protein MDSASDQGRFGKWERDLLGRFYMIDEHLWKLPGIKRRLIYSTIYALLKGLAIVGQAAFLTQALTAAWRLQINSAWYFATLFFFIFFCLRQFFDWLQTRQLSSFAAKTAYYLKQQIDAKILLQGPAIVDHLGSGNLLTLSYERVDQIRIYLETILARFTDLMTIPWLILIYVFWQNWQSGLILFCSLPLIVFFMIILGLAAQKKADAQYADFAALNNHFLDAVRGLETLKMLAVSQKYSQSVKTASEDYRKKTMSVLQVAFTSSFALDFFTTLSIAIEAVMLGIALINRQLPLAPALAVLIVSPDFFLPLRQFGEDYHANLDGKNALHELSALLEMQAPKRIVMRPADWSQESQLSLSHLSYRYAENADAVQDLNLTIHGFSKIAIVGMSGAGKSTLLNLLAGFLQPDQPNPAFNLDGQSLMSLNADSWQKQLSYMPQNPYLFSASIEKNIAFYDPQASRQRILAAADQAGLSPFLENLPNGLDTQVGESHRGISGGQAQRIVLARALLDPKRRIWLMDEPSAHLDIESEYALKQTILPLTDHRLLILATHRLHWLKQMDWIVVMKAGRIVQQGRLDDLINQPGELKNMSDSLATEGDLHAAADI; from the coding sequence CCTACTAGGCCGCTTTTACATGATTGATGAGCATCTTTGGAAACTGCCTGGAATTAAACGCCGCCTGATCTATTCAACCATTTATGCCCTCTTAAAGGGGCTGGCAATTGTTGGACAAGCAGCGTTTTTAACACAGGCACTGACAGCCGCTTGGCGCTTGCAGATCAATTCAGCCTGGTATTTTGCCACGCTGTTTTTTTTCATTTTTTTCTGTCTGCGCCAATTCTTTGACTGGTTGCAAACACGACAATTAAGCAGTTTTGCGGCAAAAACAGCCTATTATTTGAAACAACAAATCGATGCCAAAATTCTGCTTCAAGGACCAGCAATCGTTGATCATTTGGGCAGCGGTAATTTGCTGACTTTAAGCTATGAACGGGTCGACCAAATCAGAATTTATCTGGAAACGATTTTGGCACGGTTTACAGACTTGATGACCATTCCCTGGCTGATTCTGATCTATGTTTTTTGGCAGAATTGGCAGAGCGGTCTGATTTTATTTTGTTCTTTGCCTCTGATTGTATTTTTCATGATAATTTTAGGTTTGGCGGCTCAAAAAAAAGCTGATGCCCAATATGCTGACTTTGCCGCTTTGAATAATCATTTTCTTGACGCAGTTCGCGGACTGGAGACATTGAAGATGCTGGCTGTTAGTCAAAAATACAGTCAAAGTGTTAAAACAGCTAGCGAAGACTACCGCAAAAAAACAATGTCTGTCCTACAAGTGGCGTTCACATCTTCTTTTGCCTTAGATTTTTTTACAACATTATCCATCGCGATTGAAGCGGTCATGTTAGGGATTGCTTTAATTAATCGGCAGCTGCCCTTGGCGCCAGCTCTGGCAGTTTTGATCGTTTCCCCAGATTTCTTTTTGCCGCTGCGCCAATTTGGTGAGGATTATCATGCTAATTTAGACGGTAAGAATGCACTCCATGAATTGTCCGCACTTTTAGAAATGCAGGCACCAAAGAGAATAGTGATGCGGCCAGCTGATTGGTCACAAGAATCGCAATTAAGTCTGTCTCATTTGTCCTATCGCTATGCTGAAAATGCTGATGCAGTCCAAGATCTTAATTTGACGATTCACGGTTTTTCTAAAATCGCAATTGTCGGGATGTCCGGGGCAGGGAAGTCGACGTTACTGAATCTCTTGGCTGGTTTTTTACAGCCGGATCAGCCAAATCCTGCATTTAATCTGGATGGCCAATCGCTAATGAGCTTGAATGCTGACAGTTGGCAAAAGCAATTGAGTTACATGCCGCAGAACCCTTATCTGTTTTCGGCAAGCATTGAAAAAAATATCGCTTTCTATGATCCACAAGCAAGCCGTCAACGTATTCTGGCAGCAGCAGATCAAGCAGGCTTAAGTCCGTTTCTGGAAAACCTCCCAAATGGCTTAGACACCCAAGTGGGAGAGTCTCATCGAGGTATTAGCGGCGGGCAGGCACAGCGAATTGTTTTGGCGCGGGCTTTATTGGATCCCAAACGGCGTATCTGGTTAATGGATGAACCGAGTGCCCACCTCGATATTGAAAGCGAATATGCATTGAAACAAACGATTCTGCCACTGACCGATCATCGATTGCTGATCTTAGCCACTCATCGTCTGCATTGGCTGAAACAAATGGACTGGATTGTCGTGATGAAAGCCGGCCGCATTGTGCAGCAAGGAAGGCTGGACGATCTCATCAATCAGCCTGGTGAGTTAAAAAATATGTCTGACAGTTTGGCGACGGAAGGAGATTTGCATGCGGCAGCGGATATCTAA